The following proteins are co-located in the Deltaproteobacteria bacterium genome:
- the thiE gene encoding thiamine phosphate synthase: protein MADRPQKLKLPRIYAIANVDEPENALPFIERLIDCKIGLIQLRAKALCDKDFLEIAKAVVHLAHARSSGQVRSLITINDRPDICALSRADGLHVGQDDIPPSEARRIIGKDAILGFSTHNLEQLQTADWSKLDYLAFGPIFKTSTKKDHDPPTGLGLLAQAAKLTSLPLVAIGGITFESTKEVLQAGANSVAMCSALTKSVRLDDLVGSIAAIDGTTA, encoded by the coding sequence ATGGCAGACAGGCCCCAGAAGCTAAAACTTCCACGCATCTATGCAATTGCAAACGTCGATGAGCCGGAAAATGCCTTGCCGTTTATTGAACGCCTTATCGACTGCAAAATTGGCCTAATTCAGCTAAGGGCGAAGGCTCTTTGCGACAAAGACTTCCTCGAAATCGCAAAGGCGGTGGTGCATTTAGCTCACGCCAGAAGCAGTGGGCAAGTTCGTTCGCTTATTACAATAAACGATAGGCCAGACATTTGCGCACTAAGCAGAGCAGACGGGCTACACGTCGGTCAGGACGATATTCCCCCTAGCGAAGCTAGGCGAATAATCGGCAAAGACGCCATATTGGGATTTTCTACTCATAATCTAGAACAGCTTCAAACAGCCGACTGGAGCAAGCTCGATTACTTAGCCTTCGGCCCTATCTTTAAGACTTCAACAAAAAAAGACCACGATCCACCAACTGGCTTAGGCCTGCTTGCTCAAGCTGCAAAGCTTACATCGCTCCCGCTAGTAGCAATCGGCGGGATAACTTTTGAGTCCACAAAGGAGGTTTTACAGGCCGGTGCAAACTCAGTAGCAATGTGTTCAGCTTTAACGAAAAGTGTTCGACTAGACGACCTTGTTGGAAGTATCGCAGCCATCGACGGCACCACCGCTTGA
- a CDS encoding glycosyltransferase family 2 protein: MKLVSVVVPLFNEAANVRPLLRELRQMAEGAEFDCEFVFVDDGSQDETCNILREEAGADSRIRVVVFRRNFGQTAAMAAGLDYARGEIVVTLDGDLQNDPAEIPRMIKKLDEGFDLVAGWRKNRKDAMLSRKLPSLIANKIISKTTNVNLHDYGCTLKVMKRDVAKSINLYGEMHRFIPALAAESGVKIAELPVNHRPRVAGRSKYGISRTFRVLLDLLTVKFFLGFSTRPIHMFGGLGMLSGGLGGIILLYLAYERIFLSQAIGNRPMLLLGAMLVLIGLQFVCFGLMAEILVRTYHESQNKKIYAVREVISVGDNEKTQECARSEEMRRVVGVM; this comes from the coding sequence ATGAAACTAGTTTCTGTAGTCGTTCCGTTGTTTAACGAAGCTGCTAACGTCAGGCCTTTGCTAAGGGAACTTAGGCAGATGGCTGAGGGGGCGGAATTCGATTGCGAGTTTGTTTTTGTCGACGATGGTTCGCAGGATGAAACTTGTAATATTTTGCGCGAAGAGGCAGGTGCTGATTCGCGGATACGCGTAGTAGTGTTTAGGCGAAATTTTGGTCAAACCGCCGCAATGGCTGCCGGGCTCGATTATGCGCGAGGTGAAATAGTTGTAACTCTGGATGGAGATTTGCAAAACGATCCTGCTGAAATTCCTCGAATGATTAAGAAGTTAGACGAGGGCTTCGATTTGGTTGCCGGTTGGCGAAAAAATCGAAAGGATGCAATGCTGAGTCGAAAACTTCCCTCTCTCATTGCTAACAAAATTATCTCAAAAACAACCAATGTTAATCTGCATGACTATGGGTGCACATTAAAAGTCATGAAGCGAGATGTAGCTAAGAGCATTAACTTGTACGGCGAGATGCACCGATTTATTCCAGCACTTGCCGCTGAGAGCGGTGTTAAAATTGCCGAGCTTCCGGTAAACCATCGCCCCAGGGTAGCGGGCCGTTCCAAGTACGGAATTTCTAGAACATTTAGAGTGCTGCTGGATCTTTTGACGGTTAAGTTTTTCTTGGGCTTTTCGACTAGACCGATTCACATGTTTGGTGGATTGGGAATGCTTTCTGGCGGATTGGGAGGGATTATTTTGCTTTATCTTGCCTATGAGAGAATATTTTTAAGTCAGGCTATAGGAAACCGCCCGATGTTATTGCTAGGGGCAATGCTCGTGCTAATTGGTTTACAGTTTGTCTGTTTTGGATTAATGGCGGAAATTCTAGTCCGCACGTATCACGAGTCCCAAAATAAGAAAATATACGCAGTAAGGGAAGTCATATCTGTTGGCGATAACGAGAAAACGCAGGAATGCGCAAGGTCAGAAGAGATGCGTAGAGTCGTTGGCGTTATGTAG
- a CDS encoding undecaprenyl-phosphate glucose phosphotransferase translates to MLKRHAPLFEALFIASDLLIVSVAWSLSYWLRFASDWFPVDKGIPPFIDYFRMNIFLWLIWAWVYKRFGLYRPMRGSRRLREIWLVIQANFVAVIAFLAFTYLFREKSVPFSRLVFLIFGIVSTILIIASRSAVRGFLRAMRRRGYNKRFALIVGAGDLARQIAHRITSHPEYGVELFGCLSSGKEKRAEKLTGSASHVKFKIVGTYQDLPKIIENHAIDQIIVALPLSDHNKMKSVIASIGDAIMDVRIVPDFHQFIQLGSRVEDFDGLPVVSLASTPLSGINRVAKRITDVCLGMLFLIAALPLMLIIGALVKLTSSGPIFFTQQRVGLDGRAFTMYKFRTMIMDAEADGARFAVRGDSRVTPLGRFLRRFNLDELPQLINVVLGQMSLVGPRPERPVFIKEFRRHVPKYMLRHKVQAGMTGWAQVNGWRGNTSIEKRIDYDLYYIENWSLALDLKILGLTVVNGFRDRNAY, encoded by the coding sequence ATGTTAAAGCGACATGCACCATTATTTGAGGCGTTGTTTATTGCATCCGATCTTCTGATCGTGTCGGTCGCATGGTCACTAAGTTATTGGTTGAGATTTGCATCCGACTGGTTTCCGGTGGACAAGGGCATCCCGCCCTTTATCGATTACTTTAGAATGAACATCTTCCTGTGGCTCATTTGGGCGTGGGTCTATAAGCGCTTTGGCCTGTATCGCCCGATGAGAGGCAGTAGGCGCCTTAGAGAGATATGGCTGGTTATCCAGGCTAACTTCGTTGCGGTTATTGCATTTCTGGCGTTTACTTATTTATTCCGCGAAAAAAGCGTGCCTTTTTCTCGTCTGGTATTTTTGATTTTTGGCATTGTTTCTACAATCCTCATAATTGCATCGCGCAGCGCCGTGAGAGGTTTTTTACGCGCTATGCGCAGACGTGGTTACAACAAGCGCTTCGCTTTAATAGTGGGTGCTGGCGATCTAGCTCGTCAGATAGCTCATCGCATAACAAGTCATCCGGAATACGGGGTGGAATTGTTTGGCTGCCTTTCCTCTGGCAAGGAAAAGCGGGCTGAGAAGCTTACTGGCTCAGCTTCGCATGTAAAATTCAAAATAGTTGGAACTTATCAAGATTTGCCAAAAATAATTGAAAACCATGCGATAGACCAAATCATAGTGGCGCTTCCTCTAAGCGACCATAATAAGATGAAATCTGTCATTGCTTCTATAGGCGATGCCATTATGGATGTGAGAATAGTGCCGGATTTTCATCAGTTCATTCAGCTCGGCTCACGCGTTGAGGACTTCGATGGTTTGCCGGTTGTAAGTCTTGCCAGCACGCCACTTTCTGGCATTAACCGGGTTGCGAAGAGGATTACCGACGTTTGTCTTGGGATGCTATTTTTAATTGCAGCCTTACCTCTAATGCTAATAATCGGCGCTTTGGTTAAGCTAACTTCAAGCGGGCCAATATTCTTCACCCAACAGCGCGTCGGCCTTGATGGGCGAGCTTTTACGATGTATAAGTTCCGCACGATGATTATGGATGCCGAGGCGGATGGAGCCAGGTTTGCAGTGCGCGGAGACAGTCGCGTTACGCCACTTGGCAGATTCCTGCGGCGATTTAATCTCGATGAGTTGCCACAGCTCATCAACGTAGTATTAGGGCAGATGTCGCTAGTGGGGCCAAGGCCAGAAAGACCAGTGTTCATCAAGGAGTTTCGGCGACACGTGCCTAAGTACATGTTGCGTCATAAGGTTCAGGCCGGTATGACGGGGTGGGCGCAGGTCAATGGGTGGCGTGGCAATACCTCTATTGAAAAGCGCATCGATTATGATCTCTATTACATTGAGAATTGGTCGTTAGCATTGGATCTAAAAATTCTCGGCCTAACGGTTGTCAATGGCTTTCGCGATAGAAACGCTTATTGA
- a CDS encoding SDR family oxidoreductase produces MARVLVTGGAGFIGSHLCAKILASGHELICLDNFFTGRRENILEISKNDRCEVLRHDVIEPILLEVDQIYHLACPASPVHYQYNPVKTIKTSVIGTINMLGLAKRVGARILLASTSEVYGDPLVHPQKESYWGNVNPIGPRSCYDEGKRVAETLMMDYHHQNGVDIRIVRIFNTYGPRMMLDDGRVVSNFIVQALRDEPISLYGDGMQTRSFCYVDDLVNGLMRMMETVGFVGPVNLGNPCEMSVTDLALKIVKFTNSRSEFTYLPLPKDDPVRRQPDISLAREKLGWEPEVNVDEGLERTIVDFRPRVNAS; encoded by the coding sequence ATGGCGCGAGTATTAGTTACTGGTGGAGCGGGTTTTATTGGGTCGCATCTGTGTGCAAAGATATTGGCGTCTGGGCATGAGCTAATTTGCCTGGATAATTTTTTCACAGGTCGAAGGGAGAATATTTTAGAAATTTCTAAAAATGATCGATGTGAGGTGCTAAGACACGACGTAATTGAACCCATACTCCTAGAGGTAGACCAAATATATCACCTAGCATGTCCGGCAAGCCCGGTGCATTATCAATATAATCCAGTAAAGACCATCAAGACGAGCGTAATTGGCACAATTAACATGCTTGGGCTTGCAAAGAGAGTCGGCGCAAGAATTCTTTTAGCGTCAACATCTGAAGTCTATGGCGATCCCTTGGTGCATCCTCAAAAGGAGTCGTATTGGGGTAATGTTAACCCGATTGGACCTAGGAGTTGCTATGACGAGGGCAAGCGAGTAGCCGAGACGTTGATGATGGACTATCACCATCAAAACGGCGTCGACATACGCATTGTCCGAATATTTAACACATATGGGCCACGAATGATGTTAGATGATGGGCGCGTAGTGTCTAATTTTATCGTGCAAGCTCTGAGAGATGAACCCATTAGTTTATATGGCGATGGCATGCAGACGCGTTCGTTTTGCTATGTGGACGACTTAGTAAATGGCTTAATGCGCATGATGGAGACCGTGGGTTTTGTTGGGCCGGTGAATCTAGGCAACCCTTGTGAGATGTCGGTTACGGATTTGGCGCTAAAAATAGTTAAGTTTACTAACTCGCGGTCGGAATTTACGTATTTGCCGTTGCCAAAGGACGATCCTGTTCGTAGGCAACCGGATATTAGTTTGGCGCGCGAGAAGCTCGGCTGGGAGCCGGAGGTTAATGTGGATGAGGGCTTAGAGCGCACTATCGTGGACTTTAGGCCTCGCGTAAACGCGAGCTAG
- a CDS encoding UDP-glucose/GDP-mannose dehydrogenase family protein codes for MNIGVIGSGYVGLVAAACFADSGNEVICVDIDEQKVNMLKSGHVPIYEPGLEQLVQANVAHGRLSFTTDMKAGVQTSEVIFIAVGTPQDRDGSADLQYVLAVASDIGKYMNGPKIVVNKSTVPVGTADLVKQEIAKHTSFNFDVVSNPEFLKEGSAIEDFMKPDRVVIGAPSVEAAEVMRELYAPYVRTDNPILVMDVRSAEMTKYAANALLATKVTFINEIANLCELVGADIAHVRRGIGSDSRIGPHFLFPGVGYGGSCFPKDVRALSRIGRNNDLEMKIIDAVDVVNTLQKSRITEKVVKHYGSKEAVKGKKFALWGLSFKPRTDDMREAPSITVVKELTGLGAKVIAYDPEAMTVAEHLFKDLNLDVAMAKGGYEALSGADALLIVTEWSEFRRPNFGRMATELKAPVIFDGRNLFEPAKMNRLGFVYYSIGRVSSKDFG; via the coding sequence ATGAATATTGGAGTTATAGGCAGTGGGTACGTGGGATTGGTAGCTGCGGCGTGTTTTGCCGATAGTGGCAATGAGGTCATCTGTGTCGATATAGATGAGCAAAAAGTGAACATGCTAAAAAGTGGGCACGTGCCAATTTACGAGCCAGGCTTGGAACAACTGGTTCAGGCGAATGTTGCCCATGGGCGTCTATCTTTTACTACTGACATGAAAGCAGGCGTCCAAACGTCAGAGGTAATTTTCATTGCTGTTGGCACACCTCAGGATAGAGACGGATCGGCTGATTTGCAGTACGTTTTAGCTGTAGCGTCTGACATCGGCAAATACATGAATGGGCCAAAGATCGTCGTGAACAAATCGACCGTTCCGGTGGGAACAGCGGACTTGGTCAAGCAGGAAATTGCCAAACACACGTCCTTTAATTTCGATGTGGTATCCAATCCGGAATTTTTAAAAGAAGGGTCGGCTATAGAAGACTTCATGAAGCCCGATCGAGTTGTAATTGGTGCTCCGAGCGTTGAGGCGGCGGAAGTCATGCGCGAATTATATGCGCCCTATGTGAGAACCGATAACCCGATATTGGTTATGGATGTTCGCAGCGCGGAGATGACAAAATACGCTGCTAACGCGCTTTTAGCTACAAAAGTTACGTTTATTAACGAGATAGCTAATCTTTGCGAACTCGTAGGTGCTGACATAGCGCATGTCCGCAGGGGGATTGGCTCTGATTCGCGCATTGGTCCGCACTTCTTGTTCCCGGGCGTTGGTTATGGGGGATCTTGTTTTCCGAAGGACGTTCGCGCATTGAGCCGCATCGGCAGAAACAACGATCTCGAGATGAAAATCATAGACGCTGTAGACGTGGTAAACACTTTGCAGAAGAGTCGCATTACTGAAAAAGTAGTAAAACATTACGGTTCCAAAGAGGCGGTTAAGGGCAAGAAGTTTGCCTTGTGGGGACTTTCGTTTAAACCTCGAACAGACGACATGCGCGAGGCTCCTAGCATTACCGTCGTAAAGGAACTCACTGGCCTCGGAGCTAAAGTCATAGCGTACGATCCGGAAGCTATGACTGTGGCGGAGCATCTTTTTAAGGATTTAAACCTCGATGTGGCAATGGCCAAAGGCGGCTATGAAGCTCTTTCGGGAGCAGATGCTTTGCTGATAGTTACTGAATGGAGCGAATTTAGAAGACCAAATTTTGGCCGCATGGCGACGGAACTAAAAGCGCCAGTTATTTTTGATGGGCGCAACTTGTTTGAGCCAGCAAAAATGAATCGTTTAGGCTTTGTGTATTATTCCATTGGTAGAGTTAGCTCCAAAGATTTTGGTTAG
- a CDS encoding OmpA family protein, whose protein sequence is MRFRCTFVFGLFFLLMTGCFPVPNNPIDVPVPGPDKQAAGTWYGAIMGAGSGAVTGAQLSAGAGPGAWVGAGLGAVWGMFSGLGVDLLEEDRLRREGEIARARELIWVQEVLAEQYARRIELHPNRDLYPADLFFDGDSTKLRDESVVLVEEMARMTKQSRPWSRVVIASYVTVEDPSSAYATHLTQRRAEEIALVFVREGIEPRRVLTQAVSLAEPILIDPYDSKSRYRQAIELISLD, encoded by the coding sequence ATGAGATTTCGCTGCACATTTGTTTTCGGATTGTTTTTTCTACTCATGACGGGATGTTTCCCTGTTCCAAATAATCCAATCGACGTGCCCGTTCCTGGGCCGGATAAGCAAGCAGCAGGCACTTGGTATGGTGCTATTATGGGAGCGGGTAGTGGTGCTGTGACCGGCGCTCAGTTGAGCGCCGGGGCTGGCCCTGGTGCATGGGTTGGAGCTGGGTTGGGTGCGGTATGGGGAATGTTTTCTGGTTTAGGTGTAGATTTACTAGAGGAAGACCGCCTAAGGAGAGAAGGGGAAATCGCTCGTGCTCGGGAACTAATTTGGGTTCAGGAGGTTCTGGCGGAGCAATATGCTCGTCGTATTGAGCTTCATCCGAACAGAGATCTATACCCAGCCGATCTTTTTTTTGACGGCGACAGTACTAAGTTGCGAGATGAGTCGGTTGTGTTAGTGGAGGAGATGGCTCGCATGACAAAGCAAAGCAGACCCTGGTCGCGAGTCGTAATCGCGTCTTACGTTACGGTAGAGGATCCGAGTTCTGCATATGCAACTCATCTTACTCAACGCCGTGCTGAGGAAATTGCGCTGGTATTTGTGCGGGAGGGCATTGAACCGCGAAGAGTTCTTACGCAGGCGGTAAGTCTTGCTGAACCGATACTAATTGACCCTTACGATTCTAAATCGCGTTATCGGCAGGCAATAGAATTAATATCCTTGGACTAA
- a CDS encoding glycosyltransferase — MTKCFTVGELVVSDHEVAMCDAVVSQSRQARIAVVHDWLLGMRGGEYCLKVLCDIFPQAEIFTLFYDPEAICDTIKQRRVTASCFNRLPLLKRYYRWLLPIYPMLARDLSEKLNEAHKINPYDLVVSISHCAAKNVVVPKGVGHLCYCLTPMRYIWDQYGAYFSNHPLEVIIRMVVEVLRKWDVDNARRVDNFVGISHFIGKRIERAYNRDASVVYPPVDTSWLTPRKEGELGRGFLSVNALVPYKNIHLIVEAFNILGLELTIVGTGPEEKRLKNMALSNISFVGNVSRDMLARLYQQSKALIFASIEDFGIAPVEMLASGRPVIAFAGGGVLETVIDGLTGVYYYDLTRAAIVSAVRDFIERESDFSPDACIEQSRKFSARRFKDEFTAVVAKEIARSTLKDGMLTQMTVTEGANK; from the coding sequence GTGACGAAGTGTTTTACAGTAGGCGAGCTAGTGGTTAGTGACCATGAGGTAGCAATGTGCGATGCCGTGGTCAGTCAGTCTAGGCAAGCTAGAATTGCAGTTGTTCACGATTGGTTGCTTGGGATGCGAGGCGGGGAGTATTGTTTAAAAGTGTTGTGCGATATCTTTCCACAGGCCGAAATTTTTACTCTGTTTTACGATCCAGAAGCTATCTGCGACACTATTAAGCAACGCCGAGTTACAGCGTCTTGTTTTAACAGGTTGCCGCTACTTAAGAGATATTATAGGTGGTTGCTGCCGATCTATCCCATGCTAGCTCGGGATTTGAGCGAAAAGCTTAATGAGGCGCATAAGATCAATCCCTACGACCTAGTCGTAAGCATAAGTCACTGCGCTGCCAAAAATGTCGTTGTGCCTAAAGGTGTCGGGCACCTGTGCTATTGCCTAACGCCCATGCGATATATTTGGGATCAATACGGGGCTTATTTTTCTAATCATCCCCTAGAGGTGATAATTCGCATGGTGGTCGAGGTTCTTAGAAAGTGGGACGTCGATAATGCTAGGCGTGTGGACAACTTTGTAGGGATAAGCCACTTTATAGGCAAGCGTATCGAGAGAGCTTATAATAGGGATGCCTCAGTTGTTTATCCGCCAGTCGATACTTCTTGGTTAACCCCAAGGAAGGAAGGCGAGCTCGGAAGAGGTTTTCTAAGCGTAAACGCCTTAGTGCCTTATAAGAACATTCACCTTATCGTGGAGGCTTTTAACATTTTGGGCCTCGAACTGACGATTGTGGGAACTGGCCCTGAGGAAAAGCGCCTTAAGAATATGGCTTTATCTAATATTAGTTTTGTCGGAAATGTGTCAAGAGACATGCTTGCTCGGCTTTATCAGCAGTCAAAGGCGTTGATTTTTGCGTCGATTGAAGATTTCGGCATCGCGCCTGTGGAGATGCTCGCTAGTGGCCGGCCAGTTATCGCTTTTGCTGGTGGCGGCGTTTTAGAGACTGTAATCGATGGTTTAACAGGAGTATACTACTATGACTTGACGCGAGCGGCTATAGTTTCGGCTGTTAGAGATTTTATCGAGCGAGAAAGTGATTTCTCGCCAGACGCGTGCATAGAACAGAGCAGAAAATTCTCGGCGCGGCGTTTTAAGGATGAATTTACTGCTGTCGTCGCTAAAGAGATTGCTCGCTCTACTCTTAAAGATGGAATGTTAACGCAAATGACAGTTACTGAGGGCGCAAACAAGTAG
- a CDS encoding phospholipid carrier-dependent glycosyltransferase: MQSINYKHVFKFLFCLNVVLTASFFTYWQNYQQPSAFFWDENYHIASAQKYLNRVFFMEQHPPLGKLLIALGEKLLNANQQNDSFINSDYAKDMPKGFSFAGYRFFPTLSAWLNSGLFFAILLLATNRYVLSLSLSSLYIFENANIVHSRSAMLEGPLLFFIDLAILLFLLAWKFREHWSARNLIPLFFGISLGCAISTKLTGLILLILLPASFFIFRDKVSRFLAFAVISTTSALLAIAVIWQIHFSLGERVIGGLPNEGYYGASEELKDIIDSKESLTFENFFCMLRDSVSYVATYNKGVPRLDLCKPDENGSPFFLWPVGGRSINYRWEEVGSQSYRYLYLQVNPAIWLCGLMGVLLTVALLLSDLLFVELRGQKSERNYFLIITFLSLYLAYMLAMSRFERVMYLYHYFPALIFSFILFALAVGEIKSIAGRKLGATYRLKSAIAFILITLGCYCYYYPLTYYQPISNKDLRDRAILSIWDLRCAKCERNNYTLTPKS, from the coding sequence ATGCAGAGCATAAACTATAAGCACGTTTTTAAGTTTCTTTTTTGCTTAAATGTCGTGCTTACAGCTTCCTTCTTTACTTACTGGCAAAATTACCAGCAACCATCGGCTTTTTTCTGGGACGAGAATTACCATATCGCTAGCGCTCAAAAGTACTTGAACCGAGTATTTTTCATGGAGCAGCACCCTCCGCTAGGAAAATTATTAATCGCCCTGGGCGAAAAACTCTTAAACGCCAATCAGCAAAACGATTCCTTCATAAACAGCGATTATGCCAAAGATATGCCTAAAGGATTTAGCTTCGCCGGTTATAGGTTCTTTCCAACTCTTTCGGCTTGGCTAAATTCTGGACTTTTTTTTGCTATATTGTTGCTAGCTACAAATCGGTACGTACTATCTCTATCTCTATCGTCTCTCTACATTTTTGAAAATGCCAACATAGTTCACTCGCGCTCTGCCATGCTAGAGGGGCCACTGCTTTTTTTTATCGATCTAGCAATTTTGCTGTTTTTGTTGGCGTGGAAATTTAGAGAGCACTGGAGTGCGCGCAATCTTATCCCTCTTTTTTTTGGCATTTCTCTAGGTTGCGCAATCAGTACAAAGCTAACGGGCTTAATCTTGCTTATACTTTTACCAGCTTCCTTTTTTATTTTCAGAGATAAGGTTTCTCGCTTTCTTGCCTTTGCCGTTATTTCTACTACCTCAGCACTGTTAGCGATTGCGGTCATCTGGCAGATTCATTTTAGCCTTGGCGAGCGCGTTATTGGAGGACTCCCCAATGAGGGCTATTACGGCGCATCCGAGGAGCTAAAAGATATTATAGACTCAAAGGAGTCTCTAACATTTGAGAATTTCTTTTGCATGCTGCGCGATTCTGTTAGCTACGTAGCTACGTACAACAAAGGTGTTCCGCGGCTAGATTTATGCAAGCCCGATGAAAACGGCAGTCCGTTTTTCTTATGGCCAGTTGGGGGTCGGTCGATAAATTATCGCTGGGAGGAAGTGGGTTCGCAGAGTTACCGTTACCTATATCTACAGGTAAACCCCGCCATTTGGCTGTGTGGCCTGATGGGCGTGCTTTTAACTGTCGCACTGCTCCTGTCGGATCTTCTTTTTGTAGAGCTGCGCGGCCAAAAAAGCGAAAGAAATTATTTCTTAATCATTACTTTTCTTTCGCTCTACCTGGCTTACATGCTAGCGATGAGCCGGTTTGAACGCGTTATGTATTTATATCACTACTTTCCTGCGCTGATCTTCAGCTTCATCCTTTTTGCGCTGGCAGTCGGCGAAATTAAATCAATTGCAGGGCGAAAATTGGGCGCCACTTACCGGCTTAAAAGCGCAATTGCCTTCATTTTAATTACCCTAGGATGTTACTGCTATTATTATCCCCTAACGTACTACCAGCCAATTTCTAATAAAGACCTGCGAGATCGCGCTATCCTGTCTATTTGGGATCTCCGCTGTGCTAAATGTGAACGCAATAATTACACCCTTACGCCCAAAAGCTAG
- a CDS encoding glycosyltransferase family 4 protein, giving the protein MSIRVLLDARKLGDGGVGVYIENLINGYLELGGSSKTGVDFSLLLAPHVVAEQSEVGEYVRECLAEWGGEVDFLYDGAKKYSFSEYFLLPLRKQKILKNHSLYHSPHYTLPFFLGIPSIITVHDVIHVSHPDSFYHRPVARKLISSALRRASRVITVSRYSQSQIKKYFADCHTPIVVVPNALRKDMLVQDEKEMFASSHTNGLASNYLLFVGNGRPHKNLASLLKAFHKLKNRKAEGGSLGVDELVIVGEWDSSASCSRIISRRGLVNCIRTIKAPTTRELCALYKNARAVVIPSLEEGFSLVALEAMAAGTPVICTPLTALKELCGEHAWYSSGARSRDLLEALLRALADEKGCREKICKSLARARLFNRGEVVRRTIAVYESALSLDSLQSDEVFYSRRASG; this is encoded by the coding sequence GTGAGTATAAGAGTATTGCTTGATGCGAGGAAACTCGGTGACGGGGGGGTTGGCGTCTATATAGAAAACCTCATTAACGGCTATTTGGAGCTTGGCGGAAGTTCTAAGACGGGAGTGGACTTTTCGCTACTGCTCGCTCCACATGTAGTAGCAGAACAGTCCGAGGTTGGCGAATACGTCAGGGAATGTCTTGCAGAGTGGGGTGGCGAGGTCGATTTTTTGTACGACGGGGCGAAGAAGTATTCTTTTAGCGAATATTTTTTACTCCCGCTAAGAAAGCAAAAAATTCTAAAAAATCACTCTTTGTATCACAGTCCGCATTATACATTGCCTTTTTTCCTAGGCATACCGAGTATCATCACGGTTCACGATGTCATTCACGTTTCTCACCCCGATAGCTTTTATCATCGGCCAGTGGCGAGAAAACTTATTTCCTCTGCTTTGCGGCGAGCAAGTCGCGTAATTACTGTTAGCCGCTATAGCCAGAGTCAGATAAAGAAATATTTTGCCGATTGCCATACGCCGATTGTCGTCGTTCCCAATGCCCTGCGGAAGGATATGTTAGTTCAGGATGAGAAGGAAATGTTTGCGTCGTCTCATACTAACGGCTTGGCGTCTAACTACCTGTTGTTTGTCGGCAATGGGAGACCTCACAAAAACCTTGCTAGTCTATTGAAGGCTTTTCATAAACTAAAAAACCGTAAGGCGGAGGGAGGCAGTCTTGGCGTCGATGAATTAGTTATAGTAGGGGAATGGGATTCCTCCGCATCCTGTTCGCGTATTATCTCCCGTCGTGGATTAGTGAACTGTATACGAACAATTAAGGCCCCAACTACTAGAGAGTTATGCGCGTTATACAAGAACGCTCGTGCAGTGGTCATCCCGTCGTTAGAGGAAGGCTTCAGTTTGGTTGCTCTGGAAGCCATGGCTGCTGGGACACCGGTTATATGTACGCCACTTACTGCGCTTAAGGAACTTTGTGGCGAGCATGCCTGGTATAGCAGTGGAGCTAGAAGTCGCGACCTATTAGAGGCGTTGTTGCGAGCTTTGGCGGATGAGAAGGGGTGTAGGGAAAAAATATGTAAAAGCCTTGCGCGAGCGAGATTGTTTAATCGAGGTGAGGTCGTTAGGCGTACTATTGCCGTCTATGAATCAGCCCTCTCGCTAGATTCCTTGCAAAGTGACGAAGTGTTTTACAGTAGGCGAGCTAGTGGTTAG
- a CDS encoding insulinase family protein — translation RDFDQSTIVMGHLGPQRLHPDMYDLAVYDKYFGDGAWGSLLFSEIRSKLGLAYSIYGDFSGGPVAGTYAIALQTRNAEALNAVERVKDLVIKSATDMAAPSAYEEAKHQINRSFVFKFPNARSVVERNAILELLKYPKDFDSSYLDKIAAVTSASSLAAAKRHVKPSDLVIVIVGNVSPQEVRRRFGGKLRVYSLNFDHAPHVDNHFPVE, via the coding sequence CGCGATTTTGATCAATCTACTATCGTCATGGGTCACTTGGGGCCGCAAAGGCTACATCCCGATATGTATGACTTAGCAGTTTATGACAAGTACTTCGGTGACGGCGCTTGGGGCAGTTTGCTCTTTTCCGAGATTCGCTCCAAACTTGGCCTAGCCTACTCAATTTATGGGGACTTTAGCGGAGGTCCAGTTGCCGGGACGTATGCAATCGCTTTGCAAACTCGAAACGCCGAGGCGCTAAATGCCGTAGAACGAGTTAAAGATCTAGTAATCAAGAGCGCTACTGACATGGCTGCGCCTAGTGCTTATGAGGAGGCAAAACATCAAATAAACCGCAGTTTCGTCTTTAAATTCCCGAATGCGCGCTCTGTCGTAGAGAGGAATGCGATTCTCGAATTACTCAAATATCCAAAAGATTTCGATTCTAGCTATTTAGACAAAATAGCCGCCGTGACTAGCGCTAGCTCACTTGCAGCCGCAAAACGCCACGTAAAACCTAGCGACTTAGTTATTGTAATCGTCGGAAATGTTTCGCCCCAAGAGGTTCGTCGCCGTTTTGGTGGGAAGTTAAGAGTTTACTCCCTAAACTTCGACCATGCTCCACATGTAGATAATCATTTCCCTGTGGAGTAG